The Hyphomicrobium sp. MC1 genome window below encodes:
- a CDS encoding mannose-1-phosphate guanylyltransferase/mannose-6-phosphate isomerase, translating into MSTIYPVILSGGSGTRLWPLSRSMYPKQFIRFFNGQNTSFLGSALARLPQKAGFEAPILLCNNDHRFLVREEVDRAGIEPKAIILEPIARNTAPAIAVAALIALRDDPNAILAVMPSDHVIGDEALFAENIRRAAAVAETGKLVLFGITPTEPHTGYGYIKRGAALSGFDGDAFEVASFAEKPDRATAEDYLADGSYFWNSGIFALNAKTFLAEIERYEPVILDAARAALAGASEDLGFLRLDKPSFAASPNISIDYAVMEKTNKAAILPMDVGWNDVGSWSSLWDIAPRDDKGNFIKGEAVLEDTSGCYVHSEKSIVSTIGLNDLIIVNTPDALLVADKTRTQDVSKVVQRLKLSNRKEQEQHLRNYRPWGYFETLNIGPRFQVKLLHVKPGGKLSMQMHHHRSEHWIVVQGTAQVSIGDKEQLVRENESVYIFATQWHRLQNPGKVPVEIIEVQIGSYLGEDDIQRTDDIYNRQPEETR; encoded by the coding sequence ATGAGCACCATTTATCCAGTGATCTTGTCGGGTGGTTCGGGTACGCGGCTTTGGCCGCTGTCGCGCTCGATGTATCCGAAGCAATTCATTCGTTTCTTCAATGGTCAGAACACGTCGTTTCTCGGCTCGGCGTTAGCGCGCCTGCCGCAGAAGGCCGGTTTCGAAGCACCGATCCTGCTGTGCAATAACGATCATCGCTTTCTCGTGCGCGAGGAAGTCGACCGCGCCGGCATCGAGCCTAAGGCCATCATTCTTGAACCGATCGCGCGCAATACGGCGCCGGCGATTGCAGTTGCGGCGCTGATCGCGCTGCGTGACGATCCAAATGCGATCCTCGCCGTCATGCCGTCCGATCACGTCATCGGCGACGAGGCGCTCTTTGCAGAGAACATCCGGCGGGCTGCCGCCGTGGCCGAGACGGGCAAGCTCGTTCTCTTCGGCATCACGCCGACGGAGCCGCACACCGGCTACGGCTACATCAAGCGCGGCGCGGCGCTGTCAGGATTTGACGGCGACGCTTTCGAGGTTGCGAGCTTTGCCGAAAAGCCCGACCGCGCCACCGCCGAAGATTATCTGGCGGACGGCTCCTACTTCTGGAACAGCGGCATCTTCGCGCTCAATGCCAAGACGTTCCTCGCCGAGATCGAACGCTACGAGCCGGTCATTCTGGACGCAGCGCGCGCAGCACTTGCGGGCGCCAGCGAAGACCTCGGTTTCCTCCGGCTGGATAAGCCGAGCTTTGCGGCGTCGCCGAACATCTCGATCGACTACGCGGTGATGGAGAAGACGAACAAGGCCGCGATCCTGCCGATGGATGTCGGCTGGAACGACGTCGGCTCATGGTCGTCGCTGTGGGATATCGCGCCGCGCGATGACAAGGGCAACTTCATCAAGGGCGAAGCCGTGCTGGAAGATACATCCGGCTGCTATGTCCACTCAGAGAAGTCGATCGTGTCGACGATCGGGCTCAACGATCTCATCATCGTCAACACACCGGATGCGCTGCTCGTTGCCGACAAGACCCGCACGCAGGACGTCTCGAAAGTCGTGCAGCGCCTGAAGCTGTCGAACCGCAAGGAGCAGGAACAGCACCTGCGAAACTATCGGCCGTGGGGCTACTTCGAGACGCTGAACATCGGACCGCGCTTCCAGGTCAAGCTGTTGCACGTCAAGCCCGGCGGCAAGCTGTCGATGCAAATGCATCATCATCGCTCCGAGCATTGGATCGTGGTGCAGGGCACGGCGCAGGTTTCGATCGGCGATAAGGAACAGCTCGTTCGCGAGAACGAGAGCGTCTACATTTTCGCGACGCAGTGGCACCGGCTGCAGAACCCCGGCAAGGTTCCCGTCGAGATCATCGAGGTGCAGATCGGATCGTACCTCGGCGAGGACGATATTCAGCGCACCGACGACATCTACAATCGCCAGCCCGAAGAGACGAGATAA